One part of the Diadema setosum chromosome 6, eeDiaSeto1, whole genome shotgun sequence genome encodes these proteins:
- the LOC140229608 gene encoding uncharacterized protein: MNVKEQLTAGDAKIKNLMMLTTRSRADLRMTRELVKLRDEDIRKFSTELRLAKDEIGQRDAEIMKLKAELTGCQSVLDKVKDNNIRSLVTSLREATEMRRKIETEYRRVLTETAGRDFKDLRAFHLALLRKTTSCSPVDIKSNYDPVVDNHNKAVTLGSGVFGTVYAFKEKGVAGTTVAIKVLKDVDPNDDDYDIKRQEVILEARLLKLLSGTGVFPRVLGSGTLPVDRTAIVMEFLGDDADYGVTTIREWTSPQSRTRISLCQAKSVIIDVLNGVKALHDNDILHNDIKGDNVIVKKTGVDTYKGYVIDVGNATTTYLPAFYSFERCQREAYSRDPINVHYAPELIFDGARTTTATDVYQLGRLVYLIGEDLHQRPLLDIGKRCLCREPHQRLKLEKLMGLIAQL, translated from the exons ATGAATGTCAAGGAACAGCTGACCGCAGGGGATGCAAAGATCAAGAATCTAATG ATGCTGACTACCAGATCTAGAGCGGACCTGAGAATGACACGCGAGCTAGTGAAGCTACGTGACGAAGATATAAGGAAGTTCTCG ACCGAACTGAGGCTAGCAAAAGACGAAATTGGTCAACGCGATGCTGAGATCATGAAGCTCAAg GCTGAACTGACTGGATGCCAGAGTGTCTTAGATAAAGTCAAGGATAACAATATCCG CTCACTTGTGACGTCACTGCGAGAGGCTACTGAAATGAGGAGAAAGATCGAGACAGAATACAGGAG AGTACTGACAGAAACTGCTGGTCGAGATTTCAAGGATCTGAGAGCTTTCCACCTCGCCTTACTACGGAAGACGACTTCATGCTCTCCAGTCGACATCAAGAGTAACTATGATCCCGTAGTCGACAACCACAACAAGGCTGTCACTCTTGGCAGCGGAGTCTTCGGAACGGTGTACGCCTTCAAGGAAAAGGGCGTGGCTGGTACGACAGTGGCCATCAAAGTCCTGAAGGACGTGGATCCTAATGATGACGACTACGATATTAAGAGACAGGAGGTCATCCTCGAGGCTAGGCTTTTAAAG CTCCTCAGTGGAACAGGCGTGTTCCCACGAGTCCTCGGAAGTGGAACACTCCCTGTCGACAGAACGGCCATTGTCATGGAGTTCCTGGGAGACGATGCCGACTACGGTGTAACGACGATAAGGGAGTGGACGTCACCGCAGAGCAGGACTCGAATTTCGCTTTGCCAGGCCAAGTCGGTCATCATTGATGTCCTCAATGGCGTGAAAGCCCTCCACGACAACGACATTCTGCATAACGACATCAAGGGGGATAATGTTATTGTCAAGAAGACCGGCGTCGACACCTACAAGGGCTACGTGATCGACGTTGGCAACGCCACCACGACATACCTCCCGGCCTTCTACAGCTTCGAGCGCTGTCAGAGAGAAGCCTACAGCAGAGACCCCATCAACGTCCACTACGCTCCCGAACTCATTTTTGATGGAGCCCGAACGACTACGGCTACCGATGTCTATCAGCTGGGTCGACTTGTCTACCTAATAGGAGAGGACCTCCACCAAAGACCGCTCTTGGACATCGGAAAGAGGTGTCTATGTCGTGAACCACACCAAAGACTAAAGCTGGAGAAACTCATGGGACTTATCGCCCAGCTGTGA